From the Nitrospiria bacterium genome, the window CGGCTGGCTGGCGGGACAGATCGGGCGCAAGCGGGTGTTCCTGATTTCGGTGGTGGGTTTCACCGTCGCATCCGCCCTGTGCGGAGTGGCCCAGTCGCTGCCCGAGATCGTCCTCGCCCGGTTGTTCCAGGGGCTCTGCGGGGCCGCGCTGATCCCGATGTCGCAAGCCGTGCTGCTTGACATCAATCGGCCGGAGCAGCACGGCAAAGCGATGGCGATCTGGGTGATGGGCGTCACCATCGGACCCATCCTGGGTCCCGCCCTCGGCGGCTGGCTGACCGAGAACTACAACTGGCGCTGGGTGTTCTACATCAACGTGCCGTTCGGCATTCTTTCCTTCCTCGGTATTCTGGCGTTCATGCCGGAAACGCAGTTGCGCAAATCCCGTTTCGATTTCTTCGGTTTTACCGCGCTGAGTCTGGCCATCGGGGCGTTCCAGCTGATGCTCGACCGCGGCCAGCTCAGGGACTGGTTCAGCTCCACCGAGATATGGATCGAGGCCATCGTGGCCGGCGTCTCAATTTATCTGTTCGTCGTGCATATGGTTACGACGACCAAGCCGCGGTTCGTGAGCCCCGCTCTCTTCAAGGACCGCAACTTTCTCACGGGCAACGTGTTCATTTTCATTGTCGGCGTCGTGCTGTTCGCGACGCTGGCGCTGCTGCCGCCGTTGCTGCAGGACCTTCTAAATTATCCCGTCGTCCTGACCGGCCTGGTCACCGCGCCGCGCGGCATCGGAACGCTGGCGGCCATGTTCATAGTGGGCCGGCTGATGGGAAAAGTCGACACCCGGCTCATTATCGCCACGGGCTTCGGTCTGACCGCGTTTTCGCTGTGGCAGATGACGGACTTCTACCTCCAGATGGACAGTTCGCTGGTCGTGTGGTCCGGGTTCGCGCAGGGTCTCGGTACCGGATTCGTATTCGTACCGCTCGCGGCCATCACCTTTGCCACGCTGTCGCCGAAATTTCGGAACGAAGGGACGGCGGTGTTCAGTCTCATCCGTAATCTCGGCAGCAGCATCGGCATTTCCGTGGTGGAAACCCTTCTGACGCGAAATACGCAGATGATGCATTCGCGGCTCGCCGAACAGATCACGCCCTACGGCGACGTGCTGCACGCGCAGTCGCCGATGGCCCTGTCGACCATTCGCGGCCTGGCCATGCTCAACGAAAGGGTCAGCGGTCAGGCCGCGATGATCGCCTACAACAACGACTTCAAATTGATGCTGGTGCTCACGCTGTGCGCCATTCCGCTGGTTGTGCTGCTTCGCAGCGGCCGTTCGAAAAAAGATGCCGAGCCGGCGGTGGTCGAATGACGCGTGCGGGATTCGGCACGATGCTGGCATCGGCCATCGCCGCGGCGACGCTCGCCGGGTGCGCGCTGGGGCCTGACTTCGCGCGTCCCGAGCCGCCGCGCGCCGATCGCTATACGCCGCAACCATCGCACGTCGAGGCCGCGCCGCCGGCGGACGATTCCGCGCAGCACGTGGTGCTGGGTGAACAACTCAGCCGCGATTGGTGGAAGCTGTTTCAATCGGACGCGCTCGATGATGTCGTTCAGCGCGCGCTGGATGGCAATCGCACGCTCGTCGCGGCGGCGTCCACGCTCGCGCAGGCACAGGAACTCGCTGCCGCGCAAGCGGGAACCCGGACTCCCCAGGTCGGGCTCTCCGCCGGCATCGGCAGGCAGAAATACGGCGCCGAGTTTCTCGGCACCTTGCCCAAACCGCCGCCGTTCACCTATTTCGCGGTGGGACCGACCGTCAGCTACGCGCTCGACTACACAGGAGGCGTCGCACGCTCGGTCGAACAACAACATGCGCTCGCCGACTACCGGCGACAGCAGCTCGACGCGGCCTATCTCGCCGTCACCGGTAACGCCGTCATGCAGGCGTTGAAGATGGCCTCGCTCCGCGCGCAGATCGCCACCGTCGAGGCCATCCTCGACCAGGATCGGGAAAACCTGAAGCTCGTGCAGGTGGCGTTCGCCGCGGGATCCGTATCGCGTCTGGATATCGTGACCGCGGACAGCCAGCTCGCCAGCGACACGACCCTTTTGCCGCCGCTGCGCCAGGAACTGGATCTCGCGCGACACGCTCTGGCGATCGTTCTGGGGCGGCCTCCCGCCGGCGTTGCGCTACCCGAATTCGATCTCTCGCAACTGGCGTTGCCGCGACGGCTTCCGGTAAGTCTGCCGTCGGAACTCGCGCATCGGCGGCCCGATATCCTGGCAGCCGAGGCGCAGCTGCACGCGGCGACGGCGGCCGTGGGCATCGCCACCGCCAATCTCTATCCGCACATCAATCTTATCGCATCGACCGGCCAACAGGCCGTCGATTTCGGCCGTTTGTTCGACCGCGCGAGCAACGTTTGGAATTTTTCCGGTGCGCTGCTCGCGCCGCTTTTCGACGGCGGCACGCTGCGCGCGGAACAGAGGGCCGCCATGGACGCGATGCATGCGAGCGCGGCGAATTACGAACAAACGGTGCTGGTCGCGTTCGGTCAGGTGGCCGACTCGCTGCAGGCGCTCGACCACGACGCCGAACAGCTCGACGCCCAGGCGCACGCCCAGAATGCTGCGGGAGAGAATTTAGATCTGACGCGCAAGAGCTACAGCGAAGGCAACGTGGGCGTACTGCAGGTTCTCGACGCCGAGCGTCTGTACCAGCAGGCGCGCCTTGGCTATGTGCGCGCGCAGGCACAGCGTTACATGGACACGGTGCAGCTCTTCCTTGCGCTGGGAGGGTCGGGACCGGAAACCGACGCATCCAATGAAGACAATACACACCCGTCGGCGCGGCGCTACCACTAAATAGTGAGTGGAGCTGCATCCGGACTGCACCAGGGACCCAGAAGAGATTGAGGACCCGAGGCAGCGAAGTGAAAGCGGGGGGAATAGATGGGCCCAAACCCACCACTCTCAGGCCTACTCCACCCAATTAGCGTTTTTTTATAACTCTTTGCTGGAATTGGTTCTTGTGGGATAGAGCAGGCCGGAATCGGTGTAATCCGAAGTCTTCCACAAAAGACGACGTCGGGACGGGTGGGAATCGTTTCGGCTCTTACCGACGGGAGGTTTCCGGTTCCAGGTGGATCACGACGCGTTGCTTGAGCGCCTCGGCAATTCGCTCCAGCATCTTCAAGGTGTGCCCTTCATATTCGGCATCCTCCAGTCTTGAAATGACGGACTGAGTCGTCCCGATCTTCTTCGCAAGCTGGGCCTGCGTAAGACCTGCCGCTTCCCGGGCGCGACGAATCGCCAAGGCCGTCTGGAAGCTGATCTTCTCTTCTTCGTATAACTCCTGTAACTTGGGATCTTTTACGGCACGACGCCGGAGAATTTCAACGGCGTCCACTGTCTTTCCTTTCATGATTTATTCCTCCGTATACGTATGACCCGACGGATCGTTTTCAAAAATAGCCTTCCGACGTACGGCCAAGGCGATCTCTTACGATGGAACTCGATCCTCTTTGGTCAGGCCGTTTGATAACACGATCACATCTCTTCCATGGAAGAAGTACAAGATGCGATAGTTGACCGACTGAAATCGCCATCTCAACTCGTAGACGCCATCCCGGAGATAGTCCGCCTCCGGCCGACGAAGCTCGTGTCCTATCTCGGCCAACCGTTCAATACGGACACGAGCCTTGGCCTGAATTCTCTTGGGCAAACCGTCCAACCACTCCAGAACCGGGCATCCCTCATGATCCGCAAAGAAGACAACTTGAGTTGTCGGCATGAACTAATATAGCATATTTGCTATATGTGGTCAAGCAAACCATATCTGTATAAAATGCGCAGTCTTGCACAAAGCAGGTGGGAATCGGCAAAGGTGTCTAAGGTAAGACGCGAATTTCAGTGCAGCGGGGGTGGGCCCGGCTTGATCCAGGCCAGACCGTGGGCGGTGTCGTCCTTGGAGGGGGACTCAGCCTCCATGGCTTTCTTTCGCGCTTTGATGCTCACGACGCCGCCTTGTGCTTTTCATAAATCGGCACAACCTTGGGAAGCCATAAAACCAACTCACAGAACTCCTCATGCTGCATTCTTGGCCATCCGATAGGGCTGGATCAGCACTTCCGCAGGAATGCCTAATCCCTTGTGCAGATTACGGATCATTTCCATCGTAAGCGCCCGCCTCCGGTTGAGCACTTCGGAAACGCGCGCACGGCTG encodes:
- a CDS encoding DHA2 family efflux MFS transporter permease subunit, which codes for MLITLAVMLASIMQALDNTIANVALPRIQGSLSATQDQMAWVLTSYIIAAAIMTPLSGWLAGQIGRKRVFLISVVGFTVASALCGVAQSLPEIVLARLFQGLCGAALIPMSQAVLLDINRPEQHGKAMAIWVMGVTIGPILGPALGGWLTENYNWRWVFYINVPFGILSFLGILAFMPETQLRKSRFDFFGFTALSLAIGAFQLMLDRGQLRDWFSSTEIWIEAIVAGVSIYLFVVHMVTTTKPRFVSPALFKDRNFLTGNVFIFIVGVVLFATLALLPPLLQDLLNYPVVLTGLVTAPRGIGTLAAMFIVGRLMGKVDTRLIIATGFGLTAFSLWQMTDFYLQMDSSLVVWSGFAQGLGTGFVFVPLAAITFATLSPKFRNEGTAVFSLIRNLGSSIGISVVETLLTRNTQMMHSRLAEQITPYGDVLHAQSPMALSTIRGLAMLNERVSGQAAMIAYNNDFKLMLVLTLCAIPLVVLLRSGRSKKDAEPAVVE
- a CDS encoding efflux transporter outer membrane subunit — protein: MTRAGFGTMLASAIAAATLAGCALGPDFARPEPPRADRYTPQPSHVEAAPPADDSAQHVVLGEQLSRDWWKLFQSDALDDVVQRALDGNRTLVAAASTLAQAQELAAAQAGTRTPQVGLSAGIGRQKYGAEFLGTLPKPPPFTYFAVGPTVSYALDYTGGVARSVEQQHALADYRRQQLDAAYLAVTGNAVMQALKMASLRAQIATVEAILDQDRENLKLVQVAFAAGSVSRLDIVTADSQLASDTTLLPPLRQELDLARHALAIVLGRPPAGVALPEFDLSQLALPRRLPVSLPSELAHRRPDILAAEAQLHAATAAVGIATANLYPHINLIASTGQQAVDFGRLFDRASNVWNFSGALLAPLFDGGTLRAEQRAAMDAMHASAANYEQTVLVAFGQVADSLQALDHDAEQLDAQAHAQNAAGENLDLTRKSYSEGNVGVLQVLDAERLYQQARLGYVRAQAQRYMDTVQLFLALGGSGPETDASNEDNTHPSARRYH
- a CDS encoding helix-turn-helix transcriptional regulator; amino-acid sequence: MKGKTVDAVEILRRRAVKDPKLQELYEEEKISFQTALAIRRAREAAGLTQAQLAKKIGTTQSVISRLEDAEYEGHTLKMLERIAEALKQRVVIHLEPETSRR
- a CDS encoding type II toxin-antitoxin system RelE/ParE family toxin, giving the protein MPTTQVVFFADHEGCPVLEWLDGLPKRIQAKARVRIERLAEIGHELRRPEADYLRDGVYELRWRFQSVNYRILYFFHGRDVIVLSNGLTKEDRVPS